The genomic stretch ACTTCTTCTTTGTAATGTCGCTGATCTTAACATCTTCATTATAGAACTGAGAACGAATGCTTTTCCTTGCAAGCATTACTAATTTTTCACCATCTTTTAAGCTTAACATGCTGGGCTTTATTTCACTTTAATTCTTTATCAACAGCATTCCTGAATTTATCCGCTTCTTTCTTCAACCTTTTGGCAGCTTCCTCTAGTGCTTCCCTTGCAGTTTCTCTTCCTTCAGTCTCGACAATAAACTTCGGTTTTCCGACCATAGGGTGCCTTATGTTATATCCTGCTATCTTCACGCTTTTATCATTCTGCAGCTCTTCCCTAAGGGCATTTGAAAGCGTATGGCCTTCTCCAGAAATCTCGATCATTAATTTGTTTTTATTCTCTTCAAGAACTTTTATTTCCATGATTTCACCATATAAAAAGAATTGCCATTTGTTTAAATAGTTAACTGTTTTAGATTTTTTGCTTTTCCAGCCTGAACAAGCTCACTTTTACCCTGTAGATCCTCTTTTCATGCATTTTCATGGTAGCTTTCAGTGGCATCTCGAAATCAAGCACATTCGTAACCCTGAAGCCATGATCCCTTGCAAGGGCATCTACAAAGCCTTTGCTCTCACTTTTATGCAAAGAATATACAACAGGAGCCAATTCCATAGCTTTCTCCAAAAAAACCCTGTCTGCATGCCTCTCTTTTGTTCCAAAAGGCGGGTTTTCAAACACCACATCCACTCTATCATTAAAATCCGCAATATCCTGGCGCAAAAAGACCGCTCTGCCACTCAGCGAACTCTCACTTTTAGCCATTTTTGCCGCATTTTTAAGGTTTTTTTGAGCAATTCCCACACTTTCAGCATCAGAGTCCACAAAATACACCTTTTTGGCCCCCAGCAGCAAGGCGCCAATGCCCAAAATACCTGTTCCACAGCCCAGATCAACACTCACTTTCTGCTTTAAATCCCCTTTCATAGCTGAAAACCACAGGAATTCAGCTGCAACCTCGCTGTCTGTGGCATACTGTTCAACCATCACTTTCGGCTGTTTAAAGCCCTCAAGCTTGGAAAGCACTATTGCCAGCCCTGATTTCGATCTTACTTCCATTTCAAAAACAATCAGCCAGCACTATTTAATCTTTTTTATTTTTTCAATCATCTGCTCTTCAGATTTTTAAAACAGCTCAAACAAAAATACCATAAAAAACATCTAAAAACTCATTATCAATCATATTCCCAGGACAGTCCCAGTATATTCCCAGCATATTCCCAGATAGTCCCAGTTTTGACCACTTTATCGTCGAGAGATATTCCCAGCATATTCCCAGATAGTCCCAGAATAGTCCCAATATATTCCCAGTTCAGTCCCAGATAGTCCCAATTTTGGCCATTTTTAGTCGAGAAACATTCCCACACAATCCCAGATAGTCCCAACACATATTCCCAGAAAATAAGGCCTGGAATGAGAAAAATCCACTAAGAACAACTAAAACTTTTAAGCTTTGACACTAATCTTTGACAAGTACAATTTCTCCTTGCCATCCTTCATAAATCCAATTTCCCTGCCTCTCTCAACCTCTTCCAGAATCCTGTAAAACGAGCTCTTGCTGCACAGCTTTTGCTCATCAACAACAATCTCCCTCAACTGCAAAGCGCTCACTTTCTCATATTTCTGTATCAAAGAAACAATGACAGACTTGACATAATCCTTGGAATTCTTTGTGAGCTTTTTGACAACCTTTTCCTTGAAGCTCTGTTTATAGCCGCTATGTGCAACTTCTTTTCTGACTTCCAACGAGGCTATTTTTTCGTCCAATTCCCTTATCTTGTCAATCAGCGCCTTTTGATTGTTATGCAGGCCATAATATGCATCAATTATCTTGCCCTGCTCAACCTTTTGCTGCGTTATGGAGCTCCTCAAGTCATTTATCTCAAGATCATGCGCATTCCCTTTCTCATTCAGATGCCTTACCCATGCCCAGACATTGACCACATCGCGCTTTACGCTTAAAAAAGAATTCTTTACAGCCTCTTTTATGCTGTTATCCTCTTTTTTCCTGAAAAAATTGAACATTTTAGACAAACCTCCAGTTTGGATAAATGGTTTGAAAATCTTGATTTTCAAAACATTTTTATTTTATTGAGCATCGCAACTATATATATTTTTTGGAAAATTGCTTTTCCTTGTACTATCGAAAACTATTTAAATGACCGCCCTCCCATTTTTATGATTCGGGGGTGTTAGACAGTGTTTGAAAAGAGGGAATTATTGTTAGATATGGACAAGAAGCTGAAAGCAGCTTTTAAGTCGATAAAAGAAGAGTTTGAAGATCACCTTGAATCCATAAACGACAACACAAACGAAATACAGTCCAATTACGAGTACATCTGCAAGCTCGATTCTCGCATGGACAAGGTTGAAGAAAAGCTTGAAGAATTTGCTCTTTTCTTAAAACAATTAAGCAAGGAAAACAAGGAGATTTCCCAGAAAATAGAGTTCAAAATAACGCCTCTTACAGAAAAAGAGAAAGAAGTGTTCCTGGCGTTATATATATTGGAAGAAGCCACTCCGGTAAGCTATAAGGCGCTTGCCCAAAAACTCGCAATTTCAGAAGCTTTAGTCCAAAATTACACCGGCAATCTGATCGAAAAAGGCATACCGATTATTAAGAAATACATGAACAATGAAACATTCCTTAAGCTGAATCTGGATTTCAGGCAGCTTCAGACAAAAGAAAACATTGTTGGCATAAACACAGAAATTTCAAAAATTATGGTAAAAACTATGGATAAAAATTCTGTTGAAAACATTTAAGCAAAGATTAAACTTTCTATCGTATATAATATTTGAGCATTGATTAAAAGTTTTATTCATAAACATTCTTGAATCATTTTCCCTCATAAAAACACAATTCATTCAAGAGAACTTCGCCTAATACTGATTAGGCGAAAAGCTTAAAAACTTGTAGTTTTTATACATAAAATTATGCAAAAAGAGGAACTAGTCAAGTACATTGAAAAATTGAAAACAGAGCTTAAGCTTAGAGCTTGCAGCCAAAGAACAATACAGTCTTACATCTTTTTTATAAAACCATTTTTGGAATCAGTTGAGTCTGTGGAATCTATAAGCCTAGATCAGTGCAAGGCCTTCTTGGCAAACCTCATTGACAAGTACAGCAATAAATCCAGATCCCTGGCAGTTTCAAGCCTAAGGTTCTTTTTCAAAAGGGTTGTGGAAAGGCCAGATATTTTTGTAAAACTAGAGATCCCTAAAAAAGAGAAAAAGTTGCCAACTGTTCTTTCAGTTTCTGAGATTAAGGCGCTCATTAATGCGGCGGATTTTGCTAAAACAAGGTTGATTATAAAATTACTTTATTCTTCTGGCTTAAGGGTGAGTGAGCTTGTTAATCTGACTCCAAAAGATCTTGATTTTGAGCAGAGCATAGGGTGGGTTAGAAAAGGCAAGGGAAGCAAAGACAGAATGTTTAAAATAGCAGACTCTATATCCAAACAACTTAAAAAACATCTAAGCAAGAATTCAAATAACAAATATGTGTTTTCAGAAGAAAAGCCAATGTCCGCCAGAAATATACAGCTTTTAATAAAAAAGGCCGCCCAAAAGGCAAAAA from Candidatus Woesearchaeota archaeon encodes the following:
- a CDS encoding HTH domain-containing protein, whose amino-acid sequence is MFEKRELLLDMDKKLKAAFKSIKEEFEDHLESINDNTNEIQSNYEYICKLDSRMDKVEEKLEEFALFLKQLSKENKEISQKIEFKITPLTEKEKEVFLALYILEEATPVSYKALAQKLAISEALVQNYTGNLIEKGIPIIKKYMNNETFLKLNLDFRQLQTKENIVGINTEISKIMVKTMDKNSVENI
- a CDS encoding METTL5 family protein, yielding MEVRSKSGLAIVLSKLEGFKQPKVMVEQYATDSEVAAEFLWFSAMKGDLKQKVSVDLGCGTGILGIGALLLGAKKVYFVDSDAESVGIAQKNLKNAAKMAKSESSLSGRAVFLRQDIADFNDRVDVVFENPPFGTKERHADRVFLEKAMELAPVVYSLHKSESKGFVDALARDHGFRVTNVLDFEMPLKATMKMHEKRIYRVKVSLFRLEKQKI
- a CDS encoding tyrosine-type recombinase/integrase, encoding MQKEELVKYIEKLKTELKLRACSQRTIQSYIFFIKPFLESVESVESISLDQCKAFLANLIDKYSNKSRSLAVSSLRFFFKRVVERPDIFVKLEIPKKEKKLPTVLSVSEIKALINAADFAKTRLIIKLLYSSGLRVSELVNLTPKDLDFEQSIGWVRKGKGSKDRMFKIADSISKQLKKHLSKNSNNKYVFSEEKPMSARNIQLLIKKAAQKAKINKKVTPHTMRHSFATHLLESGENLLVIQQLLGHENLETTRIYTHISQDQIKNVKSPLDRL
- a CDS encoding DNA-directed RNA polymerase subunit L — protein: MEIKVLEENKNKLMIEISGEGHTLSNALREELQNDKSVKIAGYNIRHPMVGKPKFIVETEGRETAREALEEAAKRLKKEADKFRNAVDKELK